Below is a window of Chryseobacterium arthrosphaerae DNA.
GCGTTTCGGGGAACTTGCCGTACGTATTAATGTTATTTCAAGAAAGGTACTGACCGATCAGCTGCGAGAGATGGAAACTGATGGGCTGGTCATCCGTGAGGAATTTAAAGAACTTCCTCCGAGAGTAGAATATTCCCTTACAGAAAAAGGATTGGCATTACTTCCTATCCTATATCTGCTGGAAGAATGGGAAGCGAAATACCAGGTGAAGGGATCATATTCGGAAGAATGTATGGAACTGATTAAGGAAAAGAAAAAGGTAATTGAAATCTAAATTATTCTGGTCTTTTTAATTGTATGTTGTAAATTTCTGTTACATGGATGAGTATTGTATGCAAACTTCTTTTCTTTCAGCTCCATCCAATATTTGACAGCCTTTGTCATGCGGTTTCCATTTAAATCCACACAACTATCAGGATCGATTTTATTCCTAATTAAAAATTCCTTTTCAATATCGTTCATAGGATTATTGATAGTCTTTTCTTATAACCAGCATGTCTGCAAAAGGAGTGATCTTTTGATTCTTAATTATTTTCAGTCCGGATGGAGAAATGGAATCCATCCACTGTTTACGGCTTAAAAAATGAAAAGCTCCGATATTGAAGAAAATAAAATTGGTTGTATCTCGGAACTGTTCAGAAACAATGATCAGACCTCCTTTCTTCAGTATCCTTTTGGCTTCTTTAAAGAATAAAACCCTTTTCCCGTGATCTAAAATTTCATGAAGAGCCGTCACTGCAAGAATAACGTCCTGAGACTCATTTTCAAATGGCAGTTGATCCGGTGAAATTTTTATTTCCTTCGGGTTGGGAGGAAACATTTTTTTAGAGACCTCGATCCCGCTTTCATGCTCGTGCCTGTTTCCGTAAATATCACAGACCGTCAGGTTCAAATGAGGGTATTTCTCCTCCAGCCTTTGGGATAACGGATCAAAACTGGCGTGGATGAGAACTGCATTTTCTGTTTTGCTCCAATCGATTATTCCGTCTAAATCGTTCAGTTCATATAAACCGGATTTATCATAGAGAATATAAGAGGCTGCCAGTGAGGCAATGATATTGATTATAATAAGGGCTCCCAAACCTCTCATCAGGATAATC
It encodes the following:
- a CDS encoding winged helix-turn-helix transcriptional regulator; translated protein: MKKNELMQYSCPLGKAMAALGSKWKPIIVLVIKDRKLRFGELAVRINVISRKVLTDQLREMETDGLVIREEFKELPPRVEYSLTEKGLALLPILYLLEEWEAKYQVKGSYSEECMELIKEKKKVIEI
- a CDS encoding methyltransferase domain-containing protein; the protein is MKITRLVILFNYKKILLGAVISLFLFILSFQIGSAILIILMRGLGALIIINIIASLAASYILYDKSGLYELNDLDGIIDWSKTENAVLIHASFDPLSQRLEEKYPHLNLTVCDIYGNRHEHESGIEVSKKMFPPNPKEIKISPDQLPFENESQDVILAVTALHEILDHGKRVLFFKEAKRILKKGGLIIVSEQFRDTTNFIFFNIGAFHFLSRKQWMDSISPSGLKIIKNQKITPFADMLVIRKDYQ